A window of the Syntrophaceae bacterium genome harbors these coding sequences:
- a CDS encoding helix-turn-helix transcriptional regulator, translating into MTAGDIRIALLRAGVTQAEIARRVGVSQTAVHRIIEGMNVSHRIRKAISEAINTPLGLIWPSAYLCGGPRKPGRPACKPVERRAA; encoded by the coding sequence ATGACTGCTGGCGACATCCGGATCGCCCTGCTTCGCGCTGGCGTAACCCAGGCTGAAATCGCCCGGAGGGTCGGCGTCTCACAAACCGCCGTCCATCGGATCATCGAGGGGATGAATGTCTCCCACCGTATCCGGAAGGCCATTTCCGAGGCCATCAACACCCCCCTGGGGCTGATTTGGCCCTCGGCCTATTTATGCGGCGGCCCGAGGAAACCGGGCCGGCCTGCGTGCAAACCGGTGGAAAGAAGAGCTGCCTAA
- a CDS encoding helix-turn-helix domain-containing protein: MKKKTAREGEFTSLQGRLIWLREGRNLNMQEAAQALRIPYRTYQNIEYGRNKPNADNLIKFVDYFGCTYEWLLTGEGQPFSLMDKKTVAPDFPPDDFVFIRQVRGKISAGGGFSPDNAVDLMLAFRKDWIKRKGKPENMSLIKVQGDSMEPTLLSGDLVLVDHNKTSIAPQGGIYAISINHEIMIKRVQILFPEGRLRIISDNKQYEPIEAPVDQVRVNGKVIWFGREIER, translated from the coding sequence ATGAAGAAGAAGACTGCAAGAGAAGGTGAATTTACAAGCCTTCAAGGACGATTGATCTGGCTCCGAGAGGGTCGTAACCTGAACATGCAGGAAGCCGCACAAGCCCTAAGGATTCCATACCGGACATATCAGAATATTGAATACGGAAGAAACAAACCCAATGCAGATAATTTAATAAAGTTCGTTGACTACTTCGGTTGTACTTATGAATGGCTGCTCACCGGCGAGGGGCAGCCATTTTCATTAATGGACAAGAAGACCGTGGCGCCTGATTTCCCCCCGGACGACTTCGTCTTCATTCGCCAGGTTCGTGGAAAGATCAGTGCAGGAGGCGGTTTCTCACCTGACAATGCCGTGGATCTGATGCTTGCCTTCCGGAAGGACTGGATCAAGCGGAAGGGCAAGCCCGAGAACATGTCCCTAATCAAGGTCCAGGGTGATAGTATGGAGCCCACACTTCTCTCCGGCGATCTGGTCTTGGTGGACCACAACAAGACCTCCATCGCACCCCAAGGTGGGATTTACGCAATTTCCATAAATCATGAAATCATGATCAAACGTGTCCAGATCCTTTTCCCTGAAGGCCGACTTCGTATCATCAGCGACAATAAGCAGTATGAACCGATTGAAGCACCAGTAGACCAAGTTCGGGTCAACGGGAAGGTGATTTGGTTCGGGAGGGAAATAGAACGGTAA